The Daucus carota subsp. sativus chromosome 7, DH1 v3.0, whole genome shotgun sequence genome window below encodes:
- the LOC108196390 gene encoding zinc finger BED domain-containing protein RICESLEEPER 2, giving the protein MDEEEVKNMNLMDEGVVFDKTDVVLSLPVQVSSLCPNSWLDPNLASSQNSRSVSCSAPSHSSISSSSPEARHIPGPAPVIDQLSSLPSSASPQQYLYPSYQVSSSSLCLRPIVRNPSPASGASHPGIKSNPTLSSLQSRAPPLSYAPVVFGSSSKTPSQLVVTPSSPSAYSTPSGAPDASKQRTILWGKNSTHVAVPPNPSSHSTPSGALHGSKRTSIVWTAFERKLIDGRLYAICNTCTSKLTAGSGYGTRHLHSHMQRCKRLKTFDTRQQPNGTNKEMEKQKVEPRNSTFDQEVSRKDIVDAIILHGYPLNILSHYGLQKFIRGLQPMFKMVTRDTIKKDILNIYDSEKEKIICLLEKLDCRVAITTKIWIAKPTKKNYMAVTAHYIDEAWVSQSRLLRFIYIPNPHDEEVFTEYLMDALLELRVDRKLSTIMIDDAKNNPASHIFLDKLDASSLLLGGEVLHNCCFGSILNIMAKDVLEVISEVVKNVRDEVVYWTVSAQRMYKFEETCQELCVPYTKKPCLDNGTCWKSTLLMLQTALLYKDVFLYLEQEKTCHTSLPSDHDWKLVKEICGNLQLFYNVSESFCGTTSFTLNCYFPKICEIKIAISRWFDSPLEIVQVIASQTMEIYQKYWSLCNRIIAIACVFDPRYKLKLTEYFFRTIYGDEAMVHVNRVRDDCYALQLNYQSKDRPNRIVGASSASFMASTECSEEDALNDFDLFVASQVPDRSEMDTYLEESILPRTANFDILNWWKVNGLKFPTLQKIALDILAIPASIPVPKSTSGNSMMLSPHRSRLSHTITEALMCTQNWLQDEVNATCSSGTQLVASTLDDEDEDKDGDEDEAQDEDKDQNNGIADDFSANCNQGN; this is encoded by the exons ATGGATGAAGAAGAGgttaaaaacatgaatctgaTGGACGAGGGAGTGGTGTTTGACAAGACGGATGTGGTACTTTCGTTACCGGTACAG GTTTCTTCTTTATGTCCAAATTCATGGTTGGATCCAAATTTAGCCAGTAGTCAAAATTCCAGATCGGTTTCATGTTCAGCTCCCTCTCACTCTTCCATATCAAGTTCATCGCCAGAAGCTCGTCATATTCCGGGTCCAGCACCAGTAATAGATCAATTGTCAAGTCTTCCCTCAAGTGCAAGTCCACAGCAGTATTTGTATCCATCTTATCAGGTCTCATCTTCGAGTCTATGTCTGAGGCCAATCGTACGAAATCCTAGTCCAGCTTCTGGGGCAAGTCACCCAGGCATCAAGAGTAATCCAACACTTAGCAGCCTCCAATCAAGAGCACCTCCACTATCTTATG CTCCTGTGGTATTTGGATCGAGTAGCAAAACTCCTAGTCAATTGGTGGTGACGCCTTCTAGTCCATCTGCTTACTCAACTCCAAGTGGAGCACCAGATGCCAGTAAACAGAGAACAATTTTATGGGGCAAAAATTCAACTCATGTGGCAGTGCCTCCAAATCCATCATCTCATTCAACTCCAAGTGGTGCATTACATGGCAGTAAAAGGACATCAATCGTCTGGACTGCATTCGAAAGAAAATTAATAGATGGTCGACTCTATGCTATATGCAATACTTGTACTTCAAAACTCACAGCAGGTAGTGGATATGGGACGAGGCACTTGCATAGCCACATGCAACGCTGCAAAAGACTGAAAACTTTTGACACTAGACAACAACCAAACGGAACCAATAAAGAAATGGAGAAACAGAAAGTTGAGCCCCGGAATAGTACTTTTGATCAAGAAGTATCTAGAAAGGATATCGTCGATGCTATTATTTTACATGGATATCCTCTCAACATTCTGAGTCATTATGGATTACAAAAATTTATCAGAGGTCTTCAACCTATGTTCAAGATGGTTACTAGAGATACAATCAAGAAGGACATTCTCAACATATATGATTCTgagaaagaaaaaataatttgtttgttGGAGAAATTGGATTGCCGAGTTGCTATCACCACCAAAATATGGATAGCTAAACCaaccaaaaaaaattacatggcTGTTACTGCTCATTATATTGATGAAGCATGGGTATCCCAAAGTCGACTTCTAAG GTTCATATATATACCCAATCCACATGATGAGGAGGTCTTTACTGAATATCTTATGGATGCATTGCTGGAATTACGTGTTGATAGGAAGTTATCTACAATAATGATTGATGATGCAAAAAATAATCCAGCATCACATATCTTTCTTGACAAGCTTGATGCAAGTTCACTCTTGTTAGGTGGGGAAGTACTTCATAATTGCTGTTTTGGGAGCATTTTAAATATTATGGCGAAAGATGTTTTGGAAGTTATAAGTGAAGTGGTAAAGAACGTGCGGGATGAAGTAGTGTACTGGACAGTTTCAGCACAAAGGATGTATAAATTTGAGGAAACATGCCAGGAATTGTGTGTTCCATACACTAAGAAACCTTGTCTTGATAATGGTACCTGTTGGAAGTCAACATTGCTGATGCTTCAAACAGCTTTACTTTATAAAGATGTTTTCTTATATTTAGAGCAGGAAAAAACTTGCCATACAAGTTTGCCGAGTGACCATGATTGGAAGTTGGTGAAAGAAATTTGTGGAAATTTGCAACTGTTTTATAATGTCTCAGAATCCTTTTGTGGGACCACTAGTTTCACTTTAAATTGCTACTTCCCAAAAATTTGTGAGATCAAAATTGCGATATCTAGATGGTTTGACAGTCCACTTGAGATTGTTCAGGTGATAGCATCACAAACTATGGAGATATATCAGAAGTATTGGAGTTTGTGTAATCGTATCATAGCGATAGCATGTGTATTCGATCCTAGGTATAAGTTAAAACTTACCGAGTACTTTTTTAGAACTATATATGGTGATGAAGCCATGGTGCATGTGAACAGAGTCCGTGATGATTGCTATGCATTGCAACTTAATTACCAATCAAAGGATAGGCCAAATCGTATTGTGGGAGCATCTTCGGCTAGTTTTATGGCGTCAACAGAGTGTAGTGAGGAGGATGCACTCaatgattttgatttatttgtgGCAAGTCAGGTGCCTGACAGATCAGAAATGGATACATACTTGGAAGAATCTATATTGCCAAGAACTGCAAACTTCGATATCTTGAATTGGTGGAAAGTGAATGGATTGAAATTTCCAACGTTGCAAAAGATTGCTTTGGACATATTGGCTATTCCTGCATCAATTCCTGTGCCGAAATCCACTTCTGGTAATAGTATGATGCTTAGTCCACATCGTAGTCGGTTAAGTCACACAATTACAGAGGCATTGATGTGTACACAAAATTGGTTGCAGGATGAGGTCAATG CTACCTGTTCAAGTGGAACACAGCTTGTGGCAAGTACTttagatgatgaagatgaagacaaagacggagatgaagatgaagccCAAGATGAAGATAAAGACCAAAACAACGGCATTGCTGATGATTTTAGTGCAAATTGCAACCAGGGGAATTAA
- the LOC108193574 gene encoding uncharacterized protein LOC108193574 isoform X2, whose amino-acid sequence MAEVGQQNCMNVELAIQRELEYRKKVAGLFQSDECIEDLMPLQVVSSVSCPRPDPGLRSWPEPSSVTVASPCMAPGSSCMFPRPNPNLAPSSAHQFSPSNAPGFCSGPSQIPNQPFQRSPVPNHYPNYGPRPRPHYQPNYSGFKRKATSGFQHQGPHKPQLPQENYIAIDSSGNMFCKLCEVPCTGPFCLKQHLKGHKHKAKLHLLKMDRKNGGEQVNTQLRCDLCQILCPHEDALKLHYQGQKHKARLQALEAGQKKVEKATERPWCGLCEIWCMNEDAFNQHLKGQKHLTRLYSMQEKERAMKASCR is encoded by the exons ATGGCTGAAGTAGGGCAGCAGAATTGTATGAATGTGGAGCTTGCAATTCAGAGGGAGCTCGAGTATCGGAAAAAAGTCGCGGGTTTGTTCCAGTCAGATGAATGCATCGAAGACCTTATGCCACTACAG GTGGTTTCTTCGGTTTCATGCCCTCGTCCAGATCCAGGCCTGAGATCATGGCCAGAGCCGAGTTCAGTCACTGTAGCAAGTCCATGCATGGCACCAGGTTCATCTTGTATGTTTCCAAGACCAAATCCAAATCTGGCTCCAAGTTCAGCTCATCAGTTTTCACCTTCAAATGCTCCAGGGTTCTGTTCAGGTCCAAGCCAGATTCCCAATCAACCATTCCAGCGGTCACCAGTGCCCAATCATTATCCTAATTATGGGCCAAGGCCTCGTCCACATTATCAGCCAAATTACTCAGGCTTCAAGAGAAAAGCAACTAGTGGCTTCCAGCACCAAGGCCCTCATAAGCCACAGCTACCTCAAGAGAATTACATAGCCATAGACTCATCTGGGAATATGTTTTGCAAGCTCTGTGAAGTACCCTGTACCGGTCCGTTCTGTCTGAAGCAACACCTGAAAGGTCACAAACACAAGGCTAAACTGCATCTGCTAAAGATGGATAGGAAAAATGGCGGGGAACAAGTAAACACGCAACTGAGGTGTGACCTGTGTCAAATTTTGTGCCCACATGAAGATGCTTTGAAGCTGCATTACCAGGGTCAAAAGCACAAGGCTAGATTGCAAGCTTTAGAAGCTGGACAGAAAAAGGTAGAGAAAGCCACTGAACGTCCATGGTGCGGACTTTGTGAAATCTGGTGCATGAACGAAGATGCATTTAATCAGCATCTCAAAGGTCAAAAGCATCTCACTCGTCTCTACAGCATGCAGGAGAAGGAGAGAGCAATGAAAGCAAGCTGCAGATGA
- the LOC108193574 gene encoding uncharacterized protein LOC108193574 isoform X1, with amino-acid sequence MFQLSRRNPRVNTLNNTKLQQLLKNTWVRCLNNKFAKSKRMQKMVVSSVSCPRPDPGLRSWPEPSSVTVASPCMAPGSSCMFPRPNPNLAPSSAHQFSPSNAPGFCSGPSQIPNQPFQRSPVPNHYPNYGPRPRPHYQPNYSGFKRKATSGFQHQGPHKPQLPQENYIAIDSSGNMFCKLCEVPCTGPFCLKQHLKGHKHKAKLHLLKMDRKNGGEQVNTQLRCDLCQILCPHEDALKLHYQGQKHKARLQALEAGQKKVEKATERPWCGLCEIWCMNEDAFNQHLKGQKHLTRLYSMQEKERAMKASCR; translated from the exons ATGTTTCAACTATCCAGAAGGAATCCACGGGTTAACACCTTAAACAACACCAAGCTCCAGCAGTTACTAAAAAATACTTGGGTCAGGTGCTTAAACAATAAATTTGCTAAGAGCAAAAGAATGCAGAAAATG GTGGTTTCTTCGGTTTCATGCCCTCGTCCAGATCCAGGCCTGAGATCATGGCCAGAGCCGAGTTCAGTCACTGTAGCAAGTCCATGCATGGCACCAGGTTCATCTTGTATGTTTCCAAGACCAAATCCAAATCTGGCTCCAAGTTCAGCTCATCAGTTTTCACCTTCAAATGCTCCAGGGTTCTGTTCAGGTCCAAGCCAGATTCCCAATCAACCATTCCAGCGGTCACCAGTGCCCAATCATTATCCTAATTATGGGCCAAGGCCTCGTCCACATTATCAGCCAAATTACTCAGGCTTCAAGAGAAAAGCAACTAGTGGCTTCCAGCACCAAGGCCCTCATAAGCCACAGCTACCTCAAGAGAATTACATAGCCATAGACTCATCTGGGAATATGTTTTGCAAGCTCTGTGAAGTACCCTGTACCGGTCCGTTCTGTCTGAAGCAACACCTGAAAGGTCACAAACACAAGGCTAAACTGCATCTGCTAAAGATGGATAGGAAAAATGGCGGGGAACAAGTAAACACGCAACTGAGGTGTGACCTGTGTCAAATTTTGTGCCCACATGAAGATGCTTTGAAGCTGCATTACCAGGGTCAAAAGCACAAGGCTAGATTGCAAGCTTTAGAAGCTGGACAGAAAAAGGTAGAGAAAGCCACTGAACGTCCATGGTGCGGACTTTGTGAAATCTGGTGCATGAACGAAGATGCATTTAATCAGCATCTCAAAGGTCAAAAGCATCTCACTCGTCTCTACAGCATGCAGGAGAAGGAGAGAGCAATGAAAGCAAGCTGCAGATGA
- the LOC108195011 gene encoding probable LRR receptor-like serine/threonine-protein kinase At1g74360: protein MSEEKRIAQLSVTHLVIFLILLAGKYGDSVDTDKEVLLHLRSFLEEKNHFNRGLYTTWNPLDSSPCGWYGISCNNGRVTGINLSNNNIAGNLFGNFSALSELNYLDFSVNTIEGSVPSDLGQCQNLKFLNLSHNLIQGELNLTGLNNLEILDLAVNRFSGDIKLTFPTICNSLVVANISLNNLTGEIGNSFDECWNLEYVDLSSNFLTGNINLGFERLKELEISNNSISGTISPSVFSVNCSLEALDLSENMLYGEFPKEISYCKNLAVLNLWGNSFTGLIPAELGSLTSLEALLLGNNKFFNIIPESLVGLKNLVLLELSGNSFGGDIQEVLGRMTQVKYLLLSGNSYTGGLFSSGILNLTNIARLDLSYNNLSGHLPIAFTEMLGLKHLFLAFNQFSGNIPLEYGNFPQLQILDLSYNMLSGSIPPTLGKLNSLLWLMLADNQLTGEIPPELGNCSSLLWLNFANNQISGKIPPELADMAKNATPTFLVNRIDDRITAGSGECSVLTRWIPADYPPFSFVFTLLTVKKCRSLWDMLLKGYGIFPVCAPGSKVRTNIITGYVLLHNNSLSGRIPTEIGKMQKLSMLHLGINNFDGTLPEDLAQIPLVVFNVSQNKFSGEIPVALGTMTCLRNLDLSYNNFSGTFPASLNNLNDLSSFNVSYNPYITGLVPGTGQLATFEKSSFLGNPLLRLPPYISNNTKESPDISAQPRKNVKFALVVFIAITLAFLVCGLMSVLVCIVGRRSDNLPSYLLEVKERHDTGSISGGSSPWLSDKVTIVRLDKTEFTHKDIFVATEYFSDDRIIGRGGFGTVYRGVLPDGREVAVKKQQREGPEGEREFRAEMEVLTGNGFGWPHPNLVTLYGWCLDGSEKLLVYEYMVGGSLEELISDRTRLTWRRRIDIALDVARALVFLHHECFPLIVHRDVKASNVLLDKDGKARVTDFGLARVVDAGGSHVSTMVAGTVGYVAPEYGQTWQATTKGDVYSYGVLVMELATGRRAVDGGEECLVEWARRVMGNGRQGRTLVPVGLLVSSRRGEGAEELCELLRVGIRCAAEMPQARPNMKEVLAMLVKISSPSRKEFDV, encoded by the exons ATGTcagaagaaaaaagaattgCTCAACTAAGTGTCACTCATTTGGTTATCTTCTTGATCTTATTAGCAG GTAAATATGGAGATTCGGTGGACACTGATAAAGAAGTTCTGCTACATTTGAGGTCATTTCTTGAagagaaaaatcattttaaccgaGGATTATACACCACATGGAATCCACTTGATTCTTCACCTTGTGGCTGGTATGGAATCTCATGTAACAACGGTCGAGTGACTGGAATCAACCTCTCCAACAATAACATTGCCGGCAACTTATTTGGAAACTTTTCAGCCTTGTCTGAACTCAATTATCTAGACTTTTCTGTGAATACGATAGAAGGCTCAGTTCCTTCTGATTTGGGCCAGTGTCAGAACCTCAAGTTTCTGAATCTATCGCACAACCTCATTCAAGGTGAGCTCAATCTCACCGGACTCAACAATTTGGAAATTCTTGATCTCGCTGTCAATAGATTTTCAGGAGATATTAAGTTAACTTTCCCAACAATTTGCAATAGCTTGGTGGTTGCAAATATATCTCTAAATAATTTGACTGGTGAAATTGGAAATTCCTTTGACGAATGTTGGAATTTAGAGTACGTTGATTTAAGCTCCAATTTTTTGACTGGAAATATTAATCTTGGCTTTGAAAGGCTAAAAGAGCTTGAAATATCCAATAACAGCATTAGTGGTACAATTTCACCGTCGGTTTTCTCAGTGAATTGCAGTTTGGAAGCTCTAGACTTGTCTGAGAATATGTTATATGGAGAATTTCCCAAGGAGATTTCATACTGTAAGAATTTGGCAGTGCTAAATTTGTGGGGAAATAGTTTCACAGGCCTGATCCCAGCAGAGCTTGGGTCACTAACGAGTCTCGAGGCACTTTTATTGGGCAACAATAAGTTTTTCAATATTATACCAGAGTCTTTAGTTGGCCTAAAGAACCTGGTCTTACTGGAGTTGAGTGGGAACAGTTTTGGAGGTGATATACAAGAAGTGCTTGGGCGCATGACGCAAGTGAAATATCTTCTTTTGAGTGGGAATTCATATACCGGTGGATTGTTTTCTTCTGGTATTCTCAATCTAACAAACATTGCCCGGCTAGACCTCAGTTATAATAACCTTTCTGGTCATTTACCTATTGCATTCACCGAgatgctaggcttgaagcactTGTTTCTCGCTTTCAATCAGTTCAGTGGAAATATTCCACTGGAGTATGGGAATTTTCCGCAACTCCAAATCCTTGATCTCTCCTACAATATGCTTAGTGGTTCCATTCCCCCAACTTTGGGAAAGTTAAACTCCCTATTGTGGTTGATGCTTGCAGATAATCAATTGACTGGTGAAATTCCACCAGAATTGGGCAACTGTAGTAGCTTACTCTGGTTGAACTTTGCAAACAATCAAATTTCTGGGAAAATACCACCTGAATTGGCAGACATGGCCAAGAATGCCACACCAACTTTTCTTGTAAACCGCATTGATGATCGTATCACTGCTGGTTCCGGAGAATGTTCAGTTCTGACAAGATGGATACCTGCAGATTACCCTCCTTTCAGCTTTGTGTTTACACTCCTTACTGTGAAAAAATGTAGAAGCCTATGGGACATGCTGCTCAAAGGCTATGGCATATTCCCAGTCTGTGCTCCTGGTTCAAAAGTCCGAACAAATATAATAACCGGGTATGTTCTGCTACATAACAATTCATTATCTGGTAGAATCCCTACTGAAATTGGGAAGATGCAGAAATTAAGTATGTTGCATTTGGGGATTAATAATTTCGATGGCACACTTCCTGAAGATCTTGCACAAATACCACTAGTAGTGTTTAATGTCTCGCAAAACAAGTTTTCTGGGGAGATTCCAGTGGCATTGGGGACTATGACTTGCCTCCGAAACCTTGATCTGTCATACAACAATTTCTCCGGGACATTCCCTGCTAGCTTGAACAACTTGAATGATCTTTCCAGTTTTAATGTATCCTACAATCCATACATTACAGGGTTGGTTCCTGGTACAGGGCAATTGGCAACATTTGAGAAATCATCCTTCCTTGGCAACCCGTTGTTACGCCTTCCCCCTTACATAAGCAATAACACGAAAGAGTCTCCGGATATCAGTGCACAGCCAAGAAAGAATGTCAAGTTTGCACTGGTAGTTTTTATAGCTATAACACTTGCATTCTTGGTATGTGGACTAATGAGTGTCCTAGTCTGCATTGTTGGCAGAAGGTCAGACAATTTGCCGAGTTATCTACTGGAAGTAAAGGAAAGGCATGACACTGGTTCAATTTCCGGTGGATCTTCACCCTGGTTATCAGATAAAGTCACAATTGTACGATTGGACAAGACGGAATTTACTCATAAGGACATCTTTGTAGCTACAGAGTATTTTTCGGATGACAGGATTATTGGAAGGGGAGGTTTTGGAACAGTGTATAGAGGAGTTTTGCCAGATGGAAGAGAAGTAGCAGTGAAGAAACAACAGAGAGAAGGTCCCGAGGGAGAAAGAGAGTTTAGAGCAGAAATGGAGGTCTTAACAGGAAATGGCTTTGGCTGGCCTCATCCAAACCTTGTAACACTCTATGGTTGGTGCCTTGATGGCTCCGAAAAATTGCTGGTTTATGAGTACATGGTAGGAGGCAGCCTGGAAGAACTAATTTCAGACCGAACACGTCTGACATGGAGGCGAAGAATTGACATAGCCCTTGATGTGGCACGTGCTCTAGTCTTCTTGCACCATGAGTGCTTCCCTTTAATTGTTCACCGCGATGTCAAGGCCAGCAATGTGCTTCTTGACAAGGACGGGAAGGCTCGTGTCACGGATTTTGGCCTAGCTAGAGTTGTGGATGCTGGAGGGAGCCATGTGAGCACAATGGTGGCAGGCACAGTAGGTTATGTTGCCCCTGAGTATGGACAGACCTGGCAGGCCACCACGAAAGGCGATGTCTATAGCTACGGAGTGCTGGTGATGGAGCTGGCCACGGGGAGGCGAGCAGTGGATGGTGGAGAAGAGTGTTTGGTGGAGTGGGCTAGGAGGGTCATGGGAAATGGACGCCAAGGTAGGACATTGGTTCCAGTGGGACTATTGGTTTCATCGCGACGTGGAGAGGGGGCAGAGGAGCTGTGTGAGCTGCTGAGAGTTGGCATTAGATGTGCTGCAGAGATGCCACAGGCTAGGCCTAACATGAAGGAAGTGCTTGCTATGTTGGTTAAGATTTCGTCTCCTAGTCGGAAGGAATTTGATGTATAG